One Palaemon carinicauda isolate YSFRI2023 chromosome 4, ASM3689809v2, whole genome shotgun sequence DNA segment encodes these proteins:
- the LOC137639774 gene encoding uncharacterized protein — protein MKISIMGRDYEWLFQVADVKMPLLDTDFLAHPGLLVDVRCKRLVDQDLYQSHHLSSGPRLPWVCSVTSHEYSCLLQEFPVVFKPELRQLEGVAANHGIFPHISTTGPLTHCRFRRLPLQKLQDAKHAFQEMERMGICKKASHPWASPLHMVKKPNGSWKQL, from the coding sequence AtgaagatatctatcatgggccgcgATTACGAATGGCTTTTCCAGGTCGCTGACGTCAAGATGCCCCTCCTGGACACCGATTTCCTTGCTCACCCCGGACTGCTGGTAGATGTGCGTTGCAAACGACTAGTCGACCAGGATTTGTACCagtcccaccacctctccagcGGGCCCAGACTTCCTTGGGTGTGTTCAGTCACGTCCCACGAATACAGCTGCCTGCTGCAGGAATTCCCGGTGGTCTTCAAACCCGAGCTTCGCCAACTGGAAGGGGTCGCCGCCAACCATGGGATATTTCCCCATATCTCAACAACAGGCCCCCTAACCCATTGCAGGTTTAGACGCCTCCCACTGCAGAAGCTACAAGACGCCAAGCACGCCTTCCAGGAGATGGAGCGTATGGGAATTTGCAAGAAGGCGTCCCACCCTTGGGCCTCTCCGCTGCATATGGTCAAGAAACCCAACGGGAGTTGGAAGCAATTATAG